In one Shinella zoogloeoides genomic region, the following are encoded:
- a CDS encoding glutathione S-transferase family protein, protein MILIGQYDSSYVRRVAIAMRLYDLPFEHRPWSVFSEGDKVQALNPLMRVPTLVLDDGDLVADSASILDYVDGLVPAEMRLLPQAEPERRQVLRIMAFATGLADKGVSLFYEQHLHETPSAYFVERCRAQILAVLAALEAERATRPGPYWFGRITHADIAVTCAWRHVGEAHPGLIDPAAFPALAAHAAGMEDLPVFQEIAQPFIAPA, encoded by the coding sequence ATGATCCTGATCGGCCAGTACGATTCGTCCTATGTGCGCCGCGTGGCCATCGCCATGCGGCTTTACGATCTGCCGTTCGAGCACCGGCCCTGGTCGGTGTTCAGCGAGGGCGACAAGGTGCAGGCGCTCAACCCGTTGATGCGCGTGCCGACGCTGGTGCTCGACGATGGCGACTTGGTGGCCGACAGCGCTTCCATCCTCGATTACGTCGATGGCCTCGTCCCGGCGGAAATGCGCCTGTTGCCGCAGGCCGAGCCGGAGCGCCGCCAGGTCTTGAGGATCATGGCGTTTGCGACCGGTTTGGCGGACAAGGGCGTCAGCCTGTTCTACGAGCAGCACCTGCACGAAACACCTTCCGCCTATTTCGTCGAGCGCTGTCGTGCGCAGATCCTGGCCGTGCTTGCCGCGCTGGAAGCGGAACGCGCCACGCGCCCGGGACCGTACTGGTTCGGCCGCATCACCCATGCGGATATCGCTGTCACCTGCGCCTGGCGCCATGTGGGCGAGGCCCATCCGGGCCTCATCGATCCGGCCGCCTTCCCGGCCCTCGCCGCGCATGCAGCCGGCATGGAAGACCTGCCGGTGTTTCAGGAGATTGCACAACCGTTCATCGCGCCGGCTTGA
- a CDS encoding DsbA family oxidoreductase: MEAITIDVVSDVVCPWCYLGKKRLDKAIESVKDELAVAVTFRPYQLNPDMPPEGVDHKKHLAEKLGGADAVERAHDMLAGLGHEAGIDFDFPAVKISPNTLDAHRLLRWAMIEGSEVQGRVALALFKAYFEEGRNVGDRAVLLDVAEAAGMDRAVVTALFSAGADVDSVKEEIDMARDMGVTGVPCFIIDNKYAVMGAQSVDVLTDAFREIAAMKAQERVGKN, from the coding sequence ATGGAAGCCATTACGATCGATGTCGTCTCCGACGTCGTCTGCCCCTGGTGCTACCTCGGCAAGAAGCGGCTCGACAAAGCCATCGAGAGCGTGAAGGACGAACTGGCCGTCGCGGTGACCTTCCGCCCCTATCAGCTCAATCCCGACATGCCGCCGGAAGGCGTCGATCACAAGAAGCACCTCGCCGAAAAACTCGGCGGGGCCGATGCCGTCGAGCGCGCACACGACATGCTGGCCGGTCTCGGCCACGAAGCCGGCATCGATTTCGATTTCCCGGCGGTGAAGATCAGCCCGAACACGCTCGACGCCCACCGCCTGCTGCGCTGGGCGATGATCGAGGGCTCCGAGGTGCAGGGCCGTGTCGCGCTCGCGCTTTTCAAGGCCTATTTCGAGGAGGGCCGCAATGTCGGCGACCGCGCCGTGCTGCTTGACGTCGCCGAAGCCGCCGGCATGGACCGCGCCGTCGTGACAGCCCTCTTCTCGGCCGGCGCGGATGTCGATTCGGTCAAGGAGGAGATCGACATGGCCCGCGACATGGGCGTCACCGGCGTTCCCTGCTTCATCATCGACAACAAATATGCCGTGATGGGCGCCCAATCGGTGGACGTCCTGACCGATGCCTTCCGCGAGATCGCCGCGATGAAGGCGCAGGAACGCGTCGGCAAGAACTGA
- a CDS encoding extracellular solute-binding protein, whose product MAVAVSMLCLAATPGFAAPVHGIAMHGEPALPPDYKHFSYVNPDVKKGGRIAYGVVGTFDNLNPFILKSMRTTARGVWDPEFGNLVYESLLQRSRDEAFTMYGLLAETVEWDDDRTFVQFNLNPKARWSDGEPVTPEDVIFTFQLLRDKGRTPFNRRLESVAKLEKVGERGVRFTFNDKADREIPLLLALSPILPKHAIDVETFERTSLAAPLGSGPYRVTQVKPGEKVVFVRNPDYWAKDLPSKIGFDNYDEISVEYFLQDNTLFEAFKKGEIDLYQEGNPTKWARGYDFPAAVSGAVVKDAAKPKTPSGMLGFVFNTRRPVFQNRELRKALTLAFDFEWVNRSLFENAYKRTESYWQNSELSSMGVPADAREREIVGTAISRIEPDILAGTHLLPKTDGSGRDRKVLREAMDYFEKAGYAIKGGRMVDASGKPLTFEIMTQNADQEKLALAYQRFLKALGVSAGIRTVDDSQYQSRSQTFDYDVIIRAFPSSLSPGVDQISYWSSITRDRQGSSNFAGLADPDVDRILEAMLNARTAEDFRSAVRLHDRMLLSGYYVVPLYHLGEQWVAHSKRIARPETVPLYGFQFPTWWDERAQ is encoded by the coding sequence ATGGCTGTTGCCGTCTCAATGCTTTGCCTTGCCGCCACGCCCGGCTTTGCCGCGCCCGTGCACGGGATCGCGATGCACGGTGAACCGGCCCTGCCGCCGGATTACAAGCATTTCAGCTACGTCAATCCGGATGTGAAGAAGGGCGGGCGCATCGCCTATGGCGTCGTCGGCACCTTCGACAACCTCAATCCCTTCATCCTCAAGAGCATGCGCACGACCGCACGTGGTGTCTGGGATCCGGAATTCGGCAACCTCGTCTACGAATCACTGCTGCAGCGCTCGCGCGACGAAGCCTTCACCATGTACGGCCTGCTCGCCGAAACGGTGGAATGGGACGACGACCGCACCTTCGTGCAGTTCAACCTCAATCCGAAGGCGCGCTGGTCGGACGGCGAGCCCGTGACGCCCGAAGACGTCATCTTTACCTTCCAGCTTCTGCGCGACAAGGGCCGCACGCCCTTCAACCGGCGCCTCGAAAGCGTGGCCAAGCTGGAGAAGGTCGGCGAACGCGGCGTGCGCTTCACCTTCAACGATAAGGCCGACCGCGAAATCCCGCTGCTTCTCGCCCTCTCGCCGATCCTGCCAAAGCATGCGATCGACGTCGAAACCTTCGAGCGCACGTCCCTCGCCGCTCCCCTGGGCTCCGGCCCCTACAGGGTGACGCAGGTGAAGCCCGGCGAGAAGGTCGTTTTCGTCCGCAACCCGGACTATTGGGCCAAGGACCTGCCGTCGAAGATCGGCTTCGACAATTACGACGAAATCTCCGTCGAGTATTTCCTGCAGGACAACACGCTGTTCGAGGCCTTCAAGAAGGGCGAGATCGACCTCTACCAAGAGGGCAATCCGACGAAATGGGCGCGCGGCTACGATTTCCCGGCCGCCGTGTCCGGCGCCGTCGTCAAGGACGCGGCCAAGCCGAAGACGCCTTCCGGCATGCTCGGCTTCGTCTTCAACACGCGCCGCCCGGTCTTCCAGAACAGGGAATTGCGCAAGGCATTGACGCTGGCCTTCGATTTCGAATGGGTGAACCGCAGCCTTTTCGAAAACGCCTACAAGCGCACGGAGAGCTACTGGCAGAATTCCGAGCTCAGCTCGATGGGCGTGCCGGCCGACGCGCGTGAGCGCGAGATCGTCGGCACGGCCATTTCCCGCATAGAACCGGACATCCTCGCCGGCACGCACCTGTTGCCCAAGACGGACGGCTCCGGCCGCGACCGCAAGGTGCTGCGCGAGGCGATGGATTATTTCGAGAAGGCCGGATACGCCATTAAGGGTGGTCGCATGGTCGATGCCAGCGGAAAGCCGCTGACCTTCGAGATCATGACGCAGAATGCCGACCAGGAGAAACTGGCGCTCGCCTACCAGCGATTCCTCAAGGCGCTGGGCGTCAGCGCCGGCATCCGCACGGTCGATGATTCGCAGTACCAGAGCCGCAGCCAGACCTTCGACTATGATGTGATCATCAGGGCGTTTCCCTCGTCGCTCTCGCCGGGTGTCGATCAGATAAGCTATTGGAGCTCGATCACCCGCGACCGGCAGGGCAGCTCGAACTTCGCGGGGCTCGCCGATCCCGATGTCGACCGCATCCTCGAGGCCATGCTGAACGCACGCACGGCGGAGGATTTCCGCTCGGCCGTGCGCCTGCACGACAGGATGCTGCTTTCGGGCTACTATGTCGTTCCGCTCTACCATCTCGGCGAGCAATGGGTCGCCCATTCGAAACGCATCGCCCGGCCGGAAACGGTTCCGCTCTACGGCTTTCAGTTCCCGACATGGTGGGACGAGCGGGCACAGTAA
- the tnpA gene encoding IS200/IS605 family transposase produces the protein MDERSQSHATWDCKYHVVFASKYRTKRLYGDVRRELGDLLHNLARQKGCEIREGHLMPDHVHMLISIPPKYSVSSIVGFLKGKTALYVANKYARKRRYKGYHFWARGYFVSTAGYDEQVVRRYIRNQEKADKASDFADLFNRSY, from the coding sequence ATGGACGAACGATCGCAATCACACGCGACGTGGGACTGCAAATATCATGTGGTCTTCGCGAGTAAGTACCGAACGAAGCGCCTTTACGGGGACGTAAGGCGTGAGTTGGGTGATCTGCTGCATAATCTTGCTCGACAAAAGGGATGCGAGATCAGGGAAGGGCACTTGATGCCCGACCATGTGCACATGCTGATATCGATCCCGCCGAAATACTCGGTGTCTTCGATTGTCGGCTTTTTGAAAGGCAAGACGGCCCTTTACGTGGCCAACAAATATGCCCGCAAGCGGCGCTACAAGGGCTATCACTTTTGGGCGCGTGGGTACTTCGTCTCTACGGCTGGCTATGATGAGCAGGTCGTCAGACGTTATATCCGTAATCAGGAAAAGGCCGACAAAGCTTCCGACTTTGCCGACCTCTTTAACCGTAGCTACTAA
- a CDS encoding invasion associated locus B family protein — translation MIFTSKLIKRTVLSAFAASVAMAAAPSASLAQQQQAAPPKGWFKVCTKQEDNDVCIVQNLLTANSGQLITAVGLITVTGKTNRKIMQISVPSARLIPAGVQMQIDGGKGQRIDYAICMPDKCVAEMLLTDQMIASLKKGGEVVFTSINFQRAPNPIKISLEGFTGVFDGEPIEQSQLEERQRLLQEEMQKKAEEARKKLEDAQKAAKSQ, via the coding sequence ATGATCTTCACATCCAAACTCATCAAGCGGACCGTGCTTTCCGCCTTTGCTGCTTCCGTTGCCATGGCGGCTGCGCCGTCCGCATCGCTGGCACAGCAGCAGCAGGCCGCGCCGCCGAAGGGCTGGTTCAAGGTCTGCACCAAGCAGGAAGACAACGATGTCTGCATCGTGCAGAACCTGCTGACGGCAAACAGCGGCCAGCTCATCACGGCCGTCGGCCTCATCACCGTCACCGGCAAGACCAACCGCAAAATCATGCAGATCTCGGTTCCGAGCGCACGCCTCATCCCGGCCGGCGTCCAGATGCAGATCGACGGCGGCAAGGGCCAGCGGATCGACTACGCGATCTGCATGCCCGACAAGTGCGTCGCGGAAATGCTCTTGACCGACCAGATGATCGCAAGCCTCAAGAAGGGCGGCGAGGTGGTCTTCACTTCGATCAACTTCCAGCGCGCCCCGAACCCGATCAAGATCTCGCTCGAGGGCTTCACCGGTGTCTTCGACGGCGAGCCGATCGAACAGTCGCAGCTCGAAGAGCGCCAGCGCCTGCTGCAGGAAGAAATGCAGAAGAAGGCCGAGGAAGCTCGCAAGAAGCTCGAAGACGCCCAGAAGGCGGCCAAGAGCCAGTAA
- a CDS encoding DUF72 domain-containing protein gives MSTSGTIRTGIGGWTFDPWEGTFYPEKLPKKRQLEFASRELTAIEVNGTYYGSQKPETFAKWASEVPDGFIFSLKASRFTTNRKVLADGGESVEKFLTQGLTELGDHLGPILWQFPPTKKFEPEDFEGFLKLLPEKLDGLALKHVLEVRNDTFLVPEFAALARKHKAAIVYAQHEDYPEIADVTADFVYARLQKGSDDIKTCYPEKALDEWAARLKDWAAGGEPSDLPKIDPDTKPAKKARDVFAFFITSGKVNAPNGARELQKRVG, from the coding sequence ATGAGCACATCCGGCACCATCAGAACCGGCATCGGCGGCTGGACCTTCGATCCGTGGGAAGGCACTTTCTACCCGGAAAAACTGCCGAAGAAGCGGCAGTTAGAATTCGCCAGCCGGGAACTGACGGCCATCGAGGTGAACGGCACCTACTACGGCTCTCAGAAGCCGGAGACCTTCGCCAAATGGGCCTCCGAAGTGCCCGACGGCTTCATCTTCTCCCTGAAGGCGAGCCGCTTCACGACGAACCGCAAGGTGCTCGCCGATGGCGGCGAGTCGGTCGAAAAATTCCTGACGCAGGGCCTTACCGAACTCGGCGACCATCTCGGCCCGATCCTCTGGCAGTTCCCGCCGACGAAGAAGTTCGAGCCGGAGGATTTCGAGGGATTCCTGAAACTCCTGCCGGAGAAGCTGGACGGCCTCGCGCTGAAACATGTGCTCGAGGTGCGCAACGATACGTTCCTTGTGCCGGAATTCGCCGCGCTCGCCCGCAAGCACAAGGCCGCCATCGTCTATGCGCAGCATGAGGACTATCCGGAGATCGCCGACGTGACGGCGGATTTCGTCTATGCGCGCCTGCAGAAGGGCTCGGACGACATCAAGACCTGCTATCCGGAAAAGGCGCTCGACGAATGGGCGGCACGGCTCAAGGACTGGGCCGCCGGCGGCGAGCCGTCCGACCTGCCGAAGATCGACCCCGACACCAAGCCGGCAAAGAAGGCCCGCGACGTCTTCGCCTTCTTCATCACCTCCGGCAAGGTGAACGCGCCGAACGGCGCGCGTGAACTGCAAAAACGGGTGGGCTGA
- a CDS encoding NAD(P)H-hydrate dehydratase has translation MHKEIDTLIITPAEMGRIDRMAAASGLSSYGLMERAGQAVAAAALRRFPGALRFAVLCGPGNNGGDGFVAARALRAAGAVIAVHVLGDIATLKGDAAAAFLHFTGTVAPLADYEPQPGDVVVDALFGAGLARDLPADVIRLIEAVRRNALPVLAVDLPSGVDGRTGQVRGAAFEAEATVTFMCRKPGHLLLPGRTLAGEMEVFDIGIPGRILAGHAGHMRVNMPAIWRLASPAQTGATHKYVRGHLAVFSGPATATGAARLSAMAGLRAGAGLVTILSPGDALSANAAHLTGIMLKPLDDDDDLKSLLEDERLKTFVLGPGFGGADKARGYVRRLAEGGRRLVLDADGISAFRDDPSALFELFAEGGPRLVLTPHDGEFARLFPDLAGDKTLSKIERAQKAAARSNAVMILKGADTVIAAPDGRVLVNENAPPWLATAGSGDVLAGIVGAHLTQGLPAFEAAASAVWRHGQAGRIAGEGLTAEDLPGAIPPWPTA, from the coding sequence ATGCACAAGGAAATCGACACGCTGATCATAACGCCCGCGGAGATGGGCCGCATCGACCGCATGGCCGCGGCATCCGGCCTGTCGAGCTACGGGCTGATGGAGCGGGCGGGGCAGGCGGTCGCCGCCGCGGCGCTGCGCCGCTTTCCTGGTGCCCTGCGGTTCGCCGTGCTCTGCGGCCCCGGCAACAATGGCGGCGACGGTTTTGTCGCCGCGCGCGCCCTGCGGGCGGCGGGAGCGGTCATAGCGGTCCACGTCCTTGGAGATATTGCCACGCTGAAGGGCGATGCCGCAGCGGCCTTCCTTCATTTTACCGGCACGGTCGCGCCGCTCGCGGACTATGAACCCCAGCCGGGCGATGTCGTGGTCGATGCGCTGTTCGGCGCAGGTTTGGCGCGCGACCTTCCGGCCGACGTCATCCGGCTCATCGAGGCTGTCCGCCGGAATGCCCTGCCGGTGCTGGCGGTGGATCTGCCGTCCGGCGTCGATGGACGCACGGGACAGGTGAGGGGTGCGGCCTTCGAGGCGGAAGCGACCGTCACCTTTATGTGCCGCAAGCCCGGCCACCTTCTCCTGCCGGGACGAACGCTTGCCGGCGAGATGGAAGTTTTCGATATTGGCATTCCCGGGCGGATTCTTGCCGGTCATGCCGGCCATATGCGGGTGAACATGCCGGCCATCTGGCGTCTTGCGTCGCCGGCGCAGACGGGCGCGACGCACAAATATGTGCGGGGCCATCTCGCCGTCTTTTCCGGCCCGGCGACCGCCACCGGCGCGGCGCGGCTCTCCGCCATGGCCGGTCTTCGCGCGGGCGCCGGCCTCGTCACCATCCTGTCGCCGGGCGATGCGCTTTCCGCCAATGCGGCACACCTGACCGGGATCATGCTCAAACCGCTCGATGACGACGACGATCTCAAATCCCTCCTGGAGGATGAGCGCCTGAAGACCTTCGTTCTCGGTCCCGGATTCGGGGGTGCGGACAAGGCGAGGGGTTATGTCCGGCGCCTTGCCGAAGGCGGCCGCCGCCTCGTGCTCGATGCCGACGGCATCAGTGCCTTCCGGGACGATCCGAGCGCGCTCTTCGAGCTTTTCGCGGAAGGAGGGCCCCGGCTGGTGCTGACGCCTCACGATGGCGAATTCGCCCGGCTGTTTCCCGACCTTGCCGGCGACAAGACCCTCTCGAAGATCGAGCGGGCGCAGAAGGCCGCCGCACGCAGCAACGCCGTCATGATCCTCAAGGGCGCCGATACGGTCATCGCCGCGCCGGACGGCCGGGTGCTGGTCAACGAGAACGCGCCGCCATGGCTGGCGACGGCGGGCTCCGGCGATGTCCTGGCCGGCATTGTCGGCGCCCATCTGACGCAGGGCCTGCCCGCCTTCGAGGCCGCCGCCAGCGCCGTCTGGCGTCATGGCCAGGCCGGGCGCATTGCGGGCGAGGGGCTGACGGCGGAAGACCTGCCGGGCGCTATTCCGCCTTGGCCGACGGCATGA
- a CDS encoding P-II family nitrogen regulator, with product MKKIEAIIKPFKLDEVKEALQEVGLQGITVTEAKGFGRQKGHTELYRGAEYVVDFLPKVKVEVVLADENAEAVIEAIRNAAQTGRIGDGKIFVSNVEEVIRIRTGETGVDAI from the coding sequence ATGAAGAAGATCGAAGCGATCATCAAGCCTTTCAAACTCGATGAGGTGAAGGAGGCTCTTCAGGAAGTCGGCCTGCAGGGTATCACCGTCACCGAGGCGAAGGGCTTTGGACGCCAGAAGGGGCACACGGAGCTTTACCGTGGCGCCGAATACGTTGTCGACTTTCTGCCCAAGGTGAAGGTCGAGGTCGTGCTGGCGGACGAGAATGCGGAGGCCGTCATCGAGGCGATCCGCAACGCGGCCCAGACCGGCCGCATCGGCGATGGCAAGATCTTCGTCTCCAACGTCGAGGAAGTCATCCGCATCCGCACCGGTGAAACCGGCGTCGACGCCATCTAA
- the hspQ gene encoding heat shock protein HspQ — MKMRDAKFAIGDVVRHRVFPFRGVVFDVDPEFANTEEWWNAIPAEIRPSKDQPFYHLFAENDDSEYVAYVSEQNLVADDSGMPIRHPQVRALMDVDQGHYRWKEQSGIFH, encoded by the coding sequence ATGAAGATGCGTGACGCAAAATTTGCCATCGGCGATGTGGTCCGCCACCGGGTTTTCCCGTTCCGTGGCGTGGTCTTCGACGTCGATCCGGAATTCGCCAACACCGAAGAATGGTGGAACGCCATTCCGGCCGAAATCCGGCCCTCGAAGGATCAGCCCTTCTACCATCTCTTCGCGGAGAACGACGATTCGGAATATGTCGCCTATGTCTCCGAGCAGAATCTTGTCGCCGATGACAGCGGCATGCCGATCCGTCACCCGCAGGTCCGCGCGCTGATGGATGTGGACCAGGGCCATTATCGCTGGAAGGAACAGAGCGGTATCTTCCACTAG
- a CDS encoding TAXI family TRAP transporter solute-binding subunit codes for MKRSVLAAALGLALSVGGASAQEFERNIMTGGPQGTYIKIGRDIASLGAECGLKLNVVESAGSLENFVGVRNRRNTQFGIVQSDVLEYLKTFEANDPEVQKAVKGVRIMFPLYNEEIHVLARKDIASMKDLTGKKVAVGKKDSGTFLTATLIMDILQVRAGARMDINPDEALPKLLSGEIDAFFYVAGAPASLFTGNTIDKAKFHLVPITEAPLLATYTPSRIEAGTYSFQDQPVDLVAVKAVMMTYDYDTKRNAYHRDSCKTVADFSNLIIGGLDKLKTTGHPKWKTVDLTALPPGWQVGVCVKAGMALDYKPSCKPAGGAASGENTDDSNEEYLNLLKQRLQQ; via the coding sequence ATGAAGCGATCTGTTCTGGCGGCCGCGCTCGGCCTTGCGCTTTCGGTGGGCGGCGCATCGGCGCAGGAATTCGAGCGCAACATCATGACCGGCGGCCCGCAGGGCACCTATATCAAGATCGGCCGCGATATCGCATCGCTCGGCGCCGAATGCGGCCTGAAGCTGAACGTCGTCGAAAGTGCCGGATCGCTTGAAAACTTCGTCGGCGTGCGCAACCGGCGCAACACCCAGTTCGGCATCGTGCAGAGCGACGTGCTGGAATATCTGAAGACGTTCGAGGCGAACGACCCCGAGGTGCAGAAGGCGGTTAAGGGCGTGCGCATCATGTTCCCGCTCTACAACGAGGAAATCCATGTCCTGGCGCGCAAGGACATCGCCAGCATGAAGGACCTTACCGGCAAGAAGGTCGCCGTCGGCAAGAAGGACAGCGGCACGTTCCTGACCGCGACGCTCATCATGGACATCCTGCAGGTGAGGGCCGGCGCGCGTATGGACATCAACCCGGACGAGGCGCTGCCCAAGCTGCTCTCCGGCGAGATCGACGCCTTCTTCTACGTGGCCGGCGCGCCCGCATCGCTCTTCACAGGCAATACGATCGACAAGGCGAAGTTCCATCTCGTGCCGATCACCGAGGCGCCGCTGCTCGCCACCTACACGCCCTCGCGCATCGAGGCCGGCACCTATTCCTTCCAGGACCAGCCGGTCGACCTCGTCGCGGTCAAGGCCGTGATGATGACCTACGACTACGACACCAAGCGCAACGCCTATCATCGCGACAGCTGCAAGACGGTGGCGGATTTCTCGAACCTCATCATTGGCGGCCTCGACAAGCTGAAGACGACGGGTCATCCGAAATGGAAGACGGTCGACCTGACGGCGCTGCCGCCGGGCTGGCAGGTGGGCGTCTGCGTAAAGGCGGGCATGGCGCTCGACTACAAGCCGTCCTGCAAGCCGGCGGGCGGCGCGGCTTCCGGCGAAAATACCGACGATTCCAACGAGGAATACCTGAACCTGCTCAAGCAGAGGCTGCAGCAATAG
- the glnA gene encoding type I glutamate--ammonia ligase, translating into MTTANEILKQIKENDVKFVDLRFTDPKGKMHHVTMDVGCVDEDMFADGVMFDGSSIGGWKAINESDMVLMPDPATVHMDPFFAQSTMVVMCDILDPVSGESYNRDPRGTAKKAEAYLKASGIGDTVYAGPEPEFFVFDDVKYKADPYNTGFKLDSSELPSNDDTDYETGNLGHRPRVKGGYFPVPPVDSCQDMRSEMLTVLTEMGVTVEKQHHEVAAAQHELGVKFDTLVRSADKVQIYKYVVHQVANAYGKTATFMPKPIFGDNGSGMHVHLSIWKDSKPQFAGDEYAGLSESCLYFIGGIIKHAKSINAFTNPTTNSYKRLVPGYEAPVLLAYSARNRSASCRIPFGTGPKSKRVEIRFPDPLGNPYLGFAAMLMAGLDGIKNKIHPGKAMDKDLYDLPPKELKKIPTVCGSLREALESLDKDRKYLTAGGVFDDDQIDSYIELKMAEVMRFEMTPHPVEFDMYYSA; encoded by the coding sequence ATGACGACTGCCAATGAAATCCTCAAGCAGATCAAGGAAAACGACGTAAAGTTCGTCGATCTGCGCTTCACCGACCCGAAGGGCAAGATGCACCACGTCACGATGGACGTCGGCTGCGTCGATGAGGACATGTTCGCCGACGGCGTGATGTTCGACGGTTCCTCGATCGGCGGCTGGAAGGCCATCAACGAGTCCGACATGGTGCTGATGCCCGACCCGGCGACGGTTCACATGGACCCGTTCTTCGCGCAGTCCACCATGGTCGTCATGTGCGACATCCTCGATCCGGTCTCGGGCGAATCCTACAACCGCGACCCGCGCGGCACGGCCAAGAAGGCCGAAGCCTACCTCAAGGCCTCGGGCATCGGCGACACCGTCTATGCCGGCCCGGAACCCGAATTCTTCGTCTTCGACGACGTCAAGTACAAGGCCGACCCGTACAATACCGGCTTCAAGCTGGACAGCTCCGAACTGCCGTCCAACGACGACACCGACTACGAGACGGGCAACCTCGGCCATCGCCCGCGCGTCAAGGGCGGCTACTTCCCGGTCCCGCCGGTCGACAGCTGCCAGGACATGCGCTCCGAAATGCTGACGGTACTCACGGAAATGGGCGTCACCGTCGAAAAGCAGCACCACGAAGTGGCGGCCGCCCAGCATGAGCTCGGCGTCAAGTTCGACACGCTCGTGCGCAGCGCCGACAAGGTGCAGATCTACAAATACGTCGTACACCAGGTCGCCAATGCCTATGGCAAGACGGCAACCTTCATGCCGAAGCCGATCTTCGGCGACAACGGCTCGGGCATGCACGTCCACCTGTCGATCTGGAAGGATTCCAAGCCGCAGTTCGCAGGCGACGAATATGCCGGCCTTTCGGAAAGCTGCCTCTACTTCATCGGCGGCATCATCAAGCACGCCAAGTCGATCAACGCCTTCACCAACCCGACGACGAACTCCTACAAGCGTCTCGTCCCCGGTTATGAAGCGCCGGTCCTGCTGGCCTACTCGGCCCGCAACCGCTCGGCATCGTGCCGCATTCCGTTCGGCACCGGTCCGAAGTCCAAGCGCGTCGAAATCCGCTTCCCCGATCCGCTCGGCAACCCCTATCTCGGCTTCGCCGCCATGCTGATGGCCGGCCTCGATGGCATCAAGAACAAGATCCATCCCGGCAAGGCCATGGACAAGGATCTCTACGATCTGCCGCCGAAGGAGCTCAAGAAGATCCCGACCGTCTGCGGCTCGCTGCGCGAAGCGCTGGAAAGCCTCGACAAGGACCGCAAGTACCTGACCGCCGGCGGCGTGTTCGACGACGACCAGATCGACTCCTACATCGAACTGAAGATGGCGGAAGTCATGCGTTTCGAAATGACCCCGCACCCGGTCGAGTTCGACATGTACTACTCGGCCTGA